A window of Paenibacillus polygoni contains these coding sequences:
- the xseB gene encoding exodeoxyribonuclease VII small subunit, producing MTNETELSFEAAMAELEEVVNQLERGDVPLEQAIELFQRGMKLSQLCNHKLEQVERKIEIIVEEDGAYRKQAFGGMEEEGGVSL from the coding sequence ATGACAAATGAAACGGAACTCAGTTTTGAAGCAGCGATGGCTGAACTTGAAGAAGTGGTTAACCAGCTTGAACGAGGAGATGTCCCTTTGGAACAAGCAATTGAGCTGTTCCAGCGTGGAATGAAGCTGTCTCAGCTCTGTAACCATAAGCTTGAGCAAGTAGAGCGCAAAATTGAGATAATAGTAGAAGAAGACGGAGCTTACCGCAAACAAGCATTTGGCGGCATGGAAGAAGAGGGCGGTGTCTCTCTGTGA
- the xseA gene encoding exodeoxyribonuclease VII large subunit — protein sequence MAEQRIYSIKDINRYIRMKMDSDNLLSNVWIRGEISNFTHHSSGHMYFTLKDEGSRIKSIMFATHNRRLPFIPKEGARVIAQGNITVFERDGQYQFYATQMQPDGIGSLYLAYEQLKKKLEQEGLFAAQRKRPLPRYPKTIGVITSPTGAAVRDIITTITRRYPLAEVILYPVVVQGKTAAPSIVRALRAVNQMAEADVVIVGRGGGSLEELWAFNEEIVARAITDSEIPVISAVGHETDFTIADFAADVRAATPTAAAELAVPHQLELKDQVDVMKRRLKQSLMMRARHGRERLNQLSRSSVLVNPSRSLIQHTERLDQLTMRLSRSTDSKLRFAREKQERMKISLSRFNPSDQVAAAQKQVIQNRRQLEAAMRIQIKETRQKLGSNLRHLDALSPLKVMSRGYSLVYNEDEKQLVKSTNDVMPGDVIKIKLSDGGLSCEVREIKEDDKNDK from the coding sequence ATGGCAGAACAGCGAATTTATTCTATAAAAGATATCAATCGTTATATTCGGATGAAGATGGATTCAGATAACCTGTTGTCAAATGTATGGATTCGCGGGGAAATATCGAATTTCACGCATCATTCGAGCGGTCATATGTACTTCACCCTGAAAGATGAAGGAAGCAGAATTAAGTCGATTATGTTTGCAACACATAATCGGCGTCTTCCTTTCATTCCGAAGGAAGGAGCGAGAGTCATCGCTCAAGGGAATATCACCGTATTTGAACGAGATGGACAATATCAATTTTATGCAACCCAAATGCAGCCTGACGGGATCGGCAGTCTGTATTTGGCTTATGAACAATTAAAAAAGAAATTAGAACAGGAAGGTTTGTTTGCTGCTCAGCGCAAACGTCCTTTGCCACGATATCCAAAAACGATTGGCGTAATCACCTCACCGACTGGTGCAGCAGTGAGAGATATTATTACCACCATCACTCGCCGCTATCCACTTGCTGAGGTTATTTTATATCCTGTGGTTGTACAAGGGAAGACAGCTGCGCCATCGATCGTTAGAGCGCTTCGAGCGGTGAATCAAATGGCAGAAGCAGATGTGGTTATTGTGGGCCGCGGAGGCGGTTCTTTAGAGGAACTGTGGGCATTTAATGAGGAAATCGTCGCAAGAGCGATTACAGACTCTGAAATTCCGGTCATCTCTGCGGTAGGTCATGAAACCGATTTTACAATTGCTGATTTTGCTGCAGATGTTCGTGCAGCTACCCCAACAGCCGCGGCAGAACTTGCCGTTCCGCACCAGTTGGAACTTAAGGACCAAGTTGATGTAATGAAGCGCAGACTAAAGCAAAGTTTGATGATGAGAGCAAGACATGGAAGAGAACGTCTAAATCAGTTATCCCGTTCATCCGTGCTGGTGAACCCAAGCCGGTCTCTGATTCAGCATACAGAACGATTAGATCAGCTGACCATGAGACTCTCGCGATCTACAGATTCTAAGCTGCGCTTTGCACGTGAGAAACAAGAACGGATGAAGATCTCTTTGTCCAGATTTAATCCTTCAGACCAAGTTGCCGCTGCGCAGAAGCAGGTTATACAAAACCGGAGACAGCTCGAAGCAGCAATGCGAATTCAAATAAAAGAAACACGTCAGAAGCTAGGATCAAATCTTAGACATCTAGATGCGTTAAGTCCACTAAAGGTAATGTCGAGAGGCTATAGCCTTGTCTATAATGAGGACGAAAAACAGCTTGTGAAATCTACCAATGATGTAATGCCAGGTGATGTAATTAAGATCAAGCTGAGTGATGGCGGACTCTCCTGTGAAGTGCGGGAAATAAAGGAGGATGATAAGAATGACAAATGA
- the folD gene encoding bifunctional methylenetetrahydrofolate dehydrogenase/methenyltetrahydrofolate cyclohydrolase FolD, producing MTATIISGKQVSEEIRKGITEEVAQLKGQGIVPGLAVVLVGEDPASQVYVRNKEKACHDLGFYSEVHRLSADTSEEELLALVDRLNRQMSINGILVQLPLPGHIDEKKVINAISVDKDVDGFHPVNVGNLVIGDDSLLPCTPAGVIELIKRTGLEISGKHAVVIGRSNIVGKPVSLLLQRENATVTMCHSRTANMQELAKQADILVVAIGRANFIDASYIKEGAVVIDVGMNRLDSGKLAGDVDFESAKEVSGAITPVPGGVGPMTITMLMQNTLLSAKRAHGLN from the coding sequence ATGACGGCAACGATTATTAGCGGAAAACAGGTATCTGAAGAGATTCGTAAAGGAATAACAGAAGAAGTGGCACAGCTAAAAGGACAAGGTATTGTCCCAGGGCTTGCTGTAGTTCTTGTTGGAGAAGACCCGGCTTCACAAGTTTATGTACGCAATAAGGAGAAAGCGTGTCATGATCTTGGTTTCTATTCTGAAGTACATCGCCTTTCTGCAGATACGTCTGAAGAAGAGCTTCTAGCATTAGTTGATCGATTGAACCGTCAGATGAGTATTAATGGAATTCTGGTGCAATTGCCTTTACCAGGGCATATTGACGAGAAAAAAGTGATAAATGCAATTTCGGTGGATAAAGATGTTGATGGATTCCACCCTGTAAATGTTGGTAATTTGGTGATTGGAGACGACAGTTTGCTTCCTTGTACACCAGCAGGAGTTATTGAACTGATTAAGCGTACGGGGCTCGAAATTAGCGGGAAACATGCAGTTGTTATTGGTCGCAGTAACATTGTAGGTAAACCGGTATCTCTGCTTCTACAGCGCGAAAATGCTACAGTGACCATGTGTCATTCTCGTACAGCAAATATGCAGGAACTTGCAAAACAAGCAGACATCCTGGTTGTGGCTATCGGCCGTGCTAACTTCATCGATGCAAGTTATATTAAAGAAGGTGCGGTTGTCATCGACGTAGGCATGAATCGTCTAGATTCTGGTAAACTTGCAGGCGACGTTGATTTTGAAAGTGCAAAAGAAGTATCGGGTGCAATTACTCCTGTTCCTGGCGGAGTGGGACCGATGACAATTACGATGCTCATGCAAAATACGCTGCTTTCTGCAAAACGTGCTCATGGTTTGAATTAA
- the nusB gene encoding transcription antitermination factor NusB yields MKRRLAREFVVQSLYSMEMNAVEAEQAVNMLFKEAAEDNEGEVEVKSEEAMRAYVLEHVRGVWETKDALDKLLVDYLKGWQVSRLSRVDRQILRLAAYEMLYREDVPAKVSVNEAIELSKHFGTIESGKFVNGVLGKMIQDIDTLKSNL; encoded by the coding sequence ATGAAAAGACGTTTGGCGAGGGAATTTGTAGTACAAAGTTTGTATTCTATGGAAATGAACGCTGTGGAGGCTGAACAAGCTGTAAATATGCTGTTTAAGGAAGCAGCGGAAGATAATGAAGGAGAAGTTGAGGTTAAGAGTGAAGAGGCAATGCGTGCATACGTACTTGAGCATGTTCGCGGCGTATGGGAAACTAAAGATGCACTCGACAAACTTCTTGTCGATTATCTGAAAGGCTGGCAAGTGAGCCGTTTATCCAGAGTCGATCGTCAAATTCTGAGATTGGCAGCTTATGAGATGTTGTATCGTGAAGATGTACCAGCAAAAGTATCCGTTAACGAGGCGATTGAGTTGTCCAAACATTTTGGTACAATTGAATCTGGTAAATTTGTTAATGGAGTACTCGGAAAAATGATCCAGGATATTGATACTTTAAAATCAAACCTCTAG